One region of Chloroflexota bacterium genomic DNA includes:
- the cydC gene encoding thiol reductant ABC exporter subunit CydC — protein MATAQKADSLSTSWRLASLTKGSRSRIALAALFGLGAVTTGVARLSLSGTAVAMVFEQQPFMEILLILLGVLALPMLRIVFTMAQQFIAHETAAKMKVKLRTALYTHLLRLGPGFTQKQRTGEVVVKAVDSVEQLETFFGRYLPQLVVAGIAPVGILTFMTILDWQSALIYLLFAVLTYLAPTFFRRATYRASRGRWQANRELSADFIDAIQGLATLKIFGRSTEWGRMLADRARALSTQTMKVLGINIASGGVSMLFMSLGAATVLAWGAIRVDQGTLDLTPLMIVLFLGIEIFRPLRELNQLYHTGLLGTSSAIGMLSLLDEEPEVADAADRDRTDGSSATTAVHDGPIEPRVDFERVAFTYERGDRPALQDVSFTVPAGTTLGIVGPSGAGKTTVTNLLLRFFDPQEGRIRLGGHDIRDIPLHSLRQQVSIVAQDTYLFHGTVLENIRLARPEASDAEVLAAAQAANAHEFIPRLLDGYNTIIGERGQKLSGGQRQRLAIARAILKDAPILILDEATSHVDSGNEAAIQEALERLMRNRTTIVIAHRLSTVAGADQIIVLDQGACVERGSHKDLMAYDGVYARLVAAQSRLPAGHESESDVAGFSTAVTNGDTPAAVATADGSDRPEPDDQANSDGHFLRSAEHAKPIEPVMLGAWETSSRLMRLIRPEWLEFAVTVGSGLVKAGATIALGVASAMLAGQVATGGGIGYLIPIVLALAFTVALFTWIEAWISHDMAYRILADMRVKLFDTLDRLAPAYMYSRRSGDLTSIVTSDIETVESFFAHAAGPILVAIMVPLVALVFLLNMSWLLALSLVPFLILVALSPHYIGRHTDRLGNRLRTELGEVNAHMADSVQGLREVVVFSQDGRRLQEIHDKSEALTGLQVRYGKQLGFQQGVIEGIQAVGALVVLMLGAYLVNEGLLTAAALPVATMLALTCFTPVAEIARIVKELANAFGSGRRVFAVQDEPMPVDDGHAVTPATAAAPAVEFADVSFNYGPGEPQALSGVSFAIEAGQTVALVGPSGAGKTTVAHLLMRFWDPQQGRITFGGHDLRDFTLDDLRNRISLVSQDIYLFNMSIRENLRLARPDATDEEIEKAAKMASADEFIQTFPRGYDSVVGERGTSISGGQRQRLAIARALLKQAPILILDEATSHLDTENEREVRAAIAELMRDRTTLVIAHRLSTVRDADNIIVLDDGRVAQKGTHDALVGSDGTYAQLVRVQVQL, from the coding sequence ATGGCGACAGCGCAGAAAGCAGATTCCCTCAGCACAAGTTGGCGGCTCGCCAGCCTCACCAAAGGCTCTCGTAGTCGGATTGCCTTGGCAGCTCTCTTCGGCTTAGGCGCCGTTACCACCGGTGTGGCGCGGCTGTCTCTCTCCGGCACTGCTGTGGCGATGGTCTTCGAACAGCAACCGTTCATGGAAATTCTCCTGATACTGCTCGGGGTGCTCGCATTGCCCATGCTGCGCATCGTCTTCACGATGGCGCAGCAATTCATCGCCCACGAGACGGCGGCCAAGATGAAAGTCAAGCTCCGCACTGCCCTCTACACCCACTTGCTGCGTCTCGGTCCGGGCTTCACGCAGAAGCAGCGCACCGGTGAGGTAGTGGTAAAGGCCGTAGACTCCGTAGAGCAACTTGAGACGTTCTTCGGTCGCTACCTGCCGCAGCTTGTCGTAGCCGGTATTGCGCCGGTCGGCATTCTCACCTTCATGACGATCCTCGACTGGCAATCAGCACTTATATATCTGCTCTTTGCTGTGCTTACCTACCTTGCGCCTACGTTCTTCCGCCGCGCCACGTATCGCGCCAGCCGCGGACGCTGGCAAGCGAACCGGGAGTTGAGCGCGGACTTCATCGACGCCATTCAGGGTCTCGCTACCTTAAAAATCTTTGGCCGCAGCACGGAGTGGGGGCGCATGCTCGCCGACCGCGCGCGTGCGCTTTCGACGCAGACCATGAAGGTACTTGGCATCAACATCGCCTCCGGCGGCGTGAGCATGCTCTTCATGAGTCTGGGCGCGGCGACGGTGCTTGCCTGGGGCGCAATTCGCGTTGATCAAGGCACGCTCGACTTGACGCCCCTCATGATCGTGCTCTTCCTGGGAATCGAAATCTTCCGTCCCTTGCGCGAACTCAACCAGCTTTACCACACCGGTCTGCTTGGCACCTCTTCGGCCATTGGCATGCTATCGCTTCTCGATGAGGAGCCGGAAGTCGCGGATGCCGCCGACCGTGACCGTACAGACGGCAGCAGCGCCACAACCGCAGTGCATGATGGGCCAATTGAGCCTCGCGTGGACTTCGAGCGCGTAGCTTTCACATACGAGCGTGGCGACCGTCCGGCCCTGCAAGACGTCTCCTTTACTGTGCCGGCCGGCACCACTCTTGGCATCGTTGGGCCGTCCGGCGCCGGCAAGACCACAGTGACAAACCTGCTCTTGCGCTTCTTCGATCCCCAGGAAGGCCGCATTCGCCTAGGCGGTCACGATATCCGGGACATCCCGCTGCACTCATTGCGGCAGCAGGTGTCAATCGTCGCCCAAGACACCTATCTCTTCCACGGCACGGTGCTGGAGAATATCCGGCTTGCCCGTCCCGAAGCATCCGACGCGGAGGTGCTGGCAGCGGCGCAAGCGGCGAATGCCCACGAGTTCATCCCGAGACTCCTCGACGGGTACAACACGATCATTGGCGAACGGGGACAGAAACTCTCCGGCGGCCAACGGCAGCGCCTGGCAATTGCGCGGGCCATTCTCAAGGACGCGCCCATTCTCATCCTGGATGAGGCCACTTCCCACGTGGATAGTGGCAATGAAGCGGCAATCCAAGAGGCGTTGGAACGACTCATGCGGAATCGGACGACAATTGTCATCGCCCATCGTCTTTCCACTGTAGCCGGCGCCGACCAGATCATCGTGCTGGATCAAGGCGCGTGCGTCGAACGCGGCTCCCACAAAGACCTAATGGCCTATGACGGCGTCTATGCACGGCTCGTGGCGGCACAATCGCGGCTGCCGGCCGGCCATGAGAGTGAGAGCGACGTTGCCGGGTTCTCAACGGCAGTGACGAATGGGGATACCCCGGCAGCCGTCGCCACTGCGGACGGCAGCGATAGGCCGGAGCCTGACGACCAAGCCAATAGCGACGGCCACTTTCTGCGCAGCGCCGAGCATGCGAAGCCCATCGAGCCGGTGATGCTTGGCGCCTGGGAAACGAGCAGCCGCCTGATGCGGCTTATTCGCCCGGAATGGTTGGAGTTCGCCGTGACCGTGGGCAGCGGATTGGTCAAGGCCGGAGCTACCATTGCGCTCGGAGTAGCCAGTGCCATGCTCGCGGGCCAGGTGGCTACAGGGGGCGGCATAGGTTACCTCATTCCAATTGTGCTCGCGCTGGCCTTCACGGTGGCGCTTTTTACGTGGATCGAGGCCTGGATTTCGCATGACATGGCGTACCGCATCCTGGCCGACATGCGCGTCAAGCTCTTTGACACGCTCGACCGCCTCGCGCCCGCCTATATGTATAGCCGCCGCAGCGGGGACCTCACAAGCATCGTCACCTCGGATATCGAGACCGTCGAGTCGTTCTTTGCCCATGCCGCCGGACCGATTCTGGTAGCCATTATGGTGCCGCTCGTGGCGCTCGTCTTCTTGCTCAATATGTCGTGGCTGCTCGCCCTGTCGCTGGTGCCCTTCCTCATTTTGGTTGCACTGAGCCCCCACTACATTGGTCGGCATACCGATCGGCTGGGCAATCGCTTGCGCACCGAGCTTGGCGAGGTGAACGCGCACATGGCGGACAGCGTGCAGGGGCTGCGCGAGGTTGTCGTCTTTTCGCAAGACGGTCGCCGCTTGCAGGAAATCCACGACAAGAGTGAGGCACTCACCGGACTGCAGGTGCGCTACGGCAAACAACTGGGTTTCCAGCAAGGCGTTATCGAAGGCATCCAAGCGGTCGGCGCGCTTGTCGTGCTTATGCTGGGTGCGTATCTCGTCAACGAAGGGCTGCTGACAGCGGCGGCGCTGCCGGTAGCAACGATGCTCGCACTGACCTGCTTTACGCCGGTGGCCGAAATTGCCCGCATTGTCAAGGAACTCGCGAACGCCTTCGGCTCCGGCCGGCGCGTCTTTGCCGTGCAGGACGAGCCGATGCCGGTAGACGACGGGCACGCCGTCACACCGGCTACGGCTGCCGCGCCCGCTGTGGAGTTTGCGGACGTTTCATTCAACTACGGCCCGGGTGAACCCCAGGCATTGAGCGGGGTGTCGTTCGCGATCGAAGCCGGCCAGACCGTCGCCTTGGTAGGTCCCTCCGGGGCAGGCAAGACCACCGTGGCGCACCTGCTCATGCGCTTCTGGGACCCGCAACAGGGACGGATTACGTTCGGCGGTCACGACCTGCGAGACTTCACCCTCGATGACTTGCGCAACCGCATCTCGCTCGTCTCCCAGGACATCTACCTCTTCAATATGAGTATTCGCGAGAACCTGCGCCTCGCGCGGCCCGATGCCACCGATGAAGAAATCGAGAAAGCGGCCAAGATGGCAAGCGCGGACGAATTTATCCAGACATTCCCGCGCGGCTATGACTCAGTTGTCGGCGAACGCGGGACGTCTATATCGGGTGGGCAGCGCCAGCGGCTGGCGATTGCGCGTGCCCTGCTTAAGCAAGCGCCTATCTTGATCCTGGACGAAGCCACGTCCCACCTGGATACGGAAAACGAGCGGGAAGTGCGCGCGGCGATCGCCGAGCTCATGCGGGACCGCACCACGCTCGTGATCGCGCACCGCCTCTCAACCGTGCGGGATGCGGACAACATCATCGTGCTGGATGACGGGCGCGTTGCCCAAAAGGGCACCCACGACGCACTCGTGGGTTCGGACGGCACATACGCCCAACTCGTGCGCGTACAGGTGCAGCTCTAG
- a CDS encoding HAMP domain-containing sensor histidine kinase has protein sequence MSTRLYIAVVSTTILAVALILLSLAAYVVLAFSLHSQLDRGLAAEGQQLSDYFLTSADSPLVGSTLPVSTTPFEAVAPSGAAFRIVAQDGRVLARSVGNLTQPLDGSVYSASGAWPQSLAYETVEYADSRFRIYSLPLVLPAQAHGILQISRPLAPVEQTLAHLRLVLIAGAGVSLLLAVGVGLLLAHISAKPIEDVASATARIRAFGEDNERLVSRGHLQEPNWLVQSLNNLLDRVALAEASAGEASVFRTQCTGYVQKQLARLIVQQRGLNDFLRTELRPRDPNALELPDAQENSVRSFLQTDPRGWISAYDDVVGWLEAQTEALERWVHHLPLYVGAQEGLDLESEEVALAPLLFAICEERREQHKDSLKVARNLACTPRLRGDARSLHNALAALVDNACFSTPTGGTVTVELHCAGPDATITIADTGAGIAPDELPHVFTRFYRAADSSPGHGLGLPFAHDVIVQHGGTLEVESVPGAGSTFTARLPQERSGGV, from the coding sequence ATGTCCACGCGGCTGTACATTGCCGTAGTGTCGACGACGATACTTGCTGTCGCCCTTATATTGCTGAGTCTCGCAGCGTACGTCGTGCTCGCGTTCAGTCTGCACTCGCAGCTTGACCGGGGCTTGGCTGCGGAGGGTCAGCAGTTGAGCGACTACTTTCTCACGTCTGCCGATTCCCCGCTCGTCGGCAGTACGCTACCGGTCTCCACCACACCTTTTGAAGCGGTAGCGCCTTCCGGCGCGGCCTTTCGCATCGTTGCGCAGGACGGCCGTGTGCTCGCCCGCTCGGTCGGTAACCTTACCCAGCCGCTTGACGGGAGCGTCTATAGCGCCAGCGGCGCATGGCCGCAGTCTCTTGCCTACGAAACGGTGGAGTACGCGGACTCGCGGTTCCGCATCTATTCATTACCACTTGTATTGCCCGCTCAGGCGCACGGAATCCTGCAAATATCCCGTCCGCTGGCGCCGGTTGAACAGACACTGGCGCATCTTCGTCTGGTTCTCATCGCCGGCGCCGGCGTCAGCCTGCTGCTCGCGGTAGGTGTGGGCCTGCTGCTGGCGCACATTTCCGCCAAACCGATCGAGGACGTAGCGAGCGCCACGGCGCGCATTCGGGCGTTTGGCGAAGATAACGAGCGTCTCGTGTCGCGGGGACATCTCCAAGAACCAAACTGGCTGGTGCAGAGCCTCAACAATTTACTTGATCGTGTTGCGCTCGCCGAAGCATCCGCGGGCGAGGCGTCGGTGTTTCGCACCCAATGTACGGGCTACGTACAGAAGCAACTGGCGCGGCTCATCGTGCAGCAACGCGGCCTAAATGACTTTCTGCGCACGGAGTTGCGACCGCGCGATCCAAACGCGCTGGAACTACCCGATGCGCAGGAGAATTCCGTGCGGAGCTTCTTGCAGACCGACCCGCGCGGTTGGATCTCAGCATACGACGACGTTGTCGGCTGGCTGGAAGCGCAGACAGAAGCGCTCGAGCGCTGGGTGCACCATCTCCCCCTCTACGTGGGAGCACAGGAAGGGTTGGACCTAGAGAGTGAAGAAGTCGCCCTGGCGCCGCTGCTCTTTGCCATCTGCGAGGAGCGGCGTGAACAGCATAAGGACTCCTTGAAGGTCGCGCGCAACCTGGCCTGCACGCCTCGCTTGCGCGGCGACGCCCGGAGCCTGCATAACGCGCTGGCCGCGCTGGTGGATAACGCATGCTTCAGTACGCCCACCGGCGGCACAGTAACGGTTGAGCTCCATTGCGCCGGGCCGGACGCGACGATTACGATTGCCGACACCGGCGCCGGCATCGCGCCGGATGAATTGCCGCACGTCTTTACCCGTTTCTATCGCGCTGCCGATTCCAGTCCCGGCCATGGCCTGGGACTGCCGTTCGCCCACGACGTGATCGTGCAGCACGGCGGTACGCTGGAGGTCGAGAGTGTGCCGGGAGCGGGCAGCACCTTTACCGCGCGCTTGCCGCAGGAGCGGAGCGGTGGGGTATAG
- the rpsF gene encoding 30S ribosomal protein S6, translated as MRPYELVVIFHPEIDPDTLATLTGRIVSTITDHGGEIIAQQTWGRKRLAYPIKHLNDGHYVLWHFQADSPSLVSDLESLFLISEPVLRYLTVRAEGLPPLTPDREPEPAAAAEAEREEA; from the coding sequence ATGCGCCCATACGAACTCGTCGTCATCTTCCACCCGGAAATCGACCCCGACACCCTCGCGACGCTCACCGGTCGCATTGTCTCCACCATCACCGATCACGGCGGTGAGATCATTGCGCAGCAGACATGGGGGCGGAAGCGTCTCGCGTATCCGATCAAGCACCTCAACGACGGCCACTACGTACTCTGGCACTTCCAGGCCGACTCCCCGTCGCTTGTGAGCGATCTTGAGAGTCTCTTCCTAATCTCGGAACCCGTACTCCGTTATCTCACCGTGCGCGCGGAGGGTCTCCCGCCGCTCACGCCGGACCGGGAGCCGGAACCCGCAGCCGCAGCGGAAGCAGAAAGGGAGGAAGCGTAG
- a CDS encoding peptidylprolyl isomerase has translation MPRRKSSSAHRRSQRIIARPLEHPAEEGQPIIFGWGAHLSRREKDTLRRRAIMAGAGFVAALIALILLYAYLNEYVLQARATVARIGATSINASDFSTELGTELAHYVYFTRQVQQILPQLVGEEGADPTAISNAASRLLSQQEQRLQYLPSFTLEQMIEAIIIRLEAAERGYTYTETEREEATAAYLDELGGAQLRSRILALIPPPLPEPTPIPGEDEIRQSDELLLRAALASTPTATATPLPPTPSPTAAPVTPTPEVPTPVPTLEDRVEAYLAGTGMSRDVFEERVQDAWWRQRLEREAIAAVPTSSAQVYARHILVTNEEDAALAIERLEAGEDFAELAAEMSLDPGTKDSGGDLGWFPRGVMTPTFEQAAFELEPGQRSEAIQSPFGFHIIEVLERADDVPLAPNALSQLQLRAFSQLLGERKVALGVERFLTQEIATWAQRHMPPLPELQ, from the coding sequence ATGCCACGAAGAAAGTCCAGTTCAGCGCATCGACGCTCCCAGCGCATCATTGCCCGTCCTCTAGAGCATCCGGCGGAAGAGGGGCAACCGATAATCTTTGGTTGGGGCGCCCACCTCTCGCGGCGAGAGAAGGATACCCTAAGGAGGCGGGCGATAATGGCCGGCGCCGGATTCGTTGCCGCGCTTATCGCCTTAATTCTGCTTTACGCATACCTCAACGAGTATGTCCTGCAAGCACGGGCTACAGTGGCACGCATCGGCGCTACGAGTATCAACGCCAGTGACTTTTCCACTGAACTGGGCACGGAACTCGCGCATTACGTCTACTTCACACGGCAGGTGCAACAGATTTTGCCGCAACTCGTGGGCGAAGAAGGAGCCGATCCCACCGCGATTAGCAATGCGGCATCCAGGCTCTTGTCTCAGCAAGAGCAACGCTTGCAATACCTGCCCAGCTTCACTCTGGAACAGATGATCGAGGCCATCATCATACGCCTGGAAGCCGCTGAGCGCGGGTATACGTACACGGAAACTGAGCGCGAGGAAGCCACCGCCGCCTACCTCGACGAGCTAGGCGGAGCGCAATTGCGCAGCCGCATTCTCGCACTAATTCCACCGCCTTTGCCTGAACCAACGCCGATCCCCGGTGAAGATGAGATTCGGCAGTCAGACGAACTGTTGCTGCGGGCAGCGCTCGCGAGCACGCCCACAGCCACCGCCACGCCACTGCCACCAACCCCGTCGCCTACGGCGGCGCCGGTAACACCCACACCTGAGGTTCCCACGCCGGTGCCTACGCTCGAGGACCGTGTGGAAGCCTATCTTGCCGGTACGGGCATGTCGCGTGACGTCTTTGAGGAGCGCGTGCAAGACGCCTGGTGGCGTCAACGCTTGGAGCGGGAGGCCATTGCCGCCGTGCCCACGAGCAGTGCACAAGTTTACGCCCGTCACATTCTTGTGACGAATGAGGAAGATGCTGCCCTTGCCATAGAGCGCTTGGAGGCCGGTGAGGACTTTGCCGAGCTTGCGGCCGAGATGTCGCTTGATCCCGGCACGAAGGACTCCGGCGGCGATTTGGGGTGGTTCCCGAGAGGCGTTATGACACCTACGTTCGAGCAAGCGGCCTTCGAGCTAGAGCCGGGACAGCGTAGCGAAGCGATACAGTCTCCGTTCGGATTTCACATCATCGAGGTATTGGAGAGAGCCGACGACGTGCCACTGGCGCCCAACGCCCTTTCCCAACTTCAACTGCGCGCGTTCAGCCAGCTTCTTGGCGAACGTAAAGTTGCCCTCGGCGTGGAACGCTTCCTGACGCAAGAGATTGCTACGTGGGCGCAACGCCACATGCCGCCGCTGCCTGAATTGCAGTAG
- the rpsR gene encoding 30S ribosomal protein S18, translating to MLDRDSRDSQGRPPGRFGGGGGGGGGGGGRFGGGGGGGGGGRYGPPRRRGPGGRGPRRRRSCYFCGNAIKVIDFKNVDLLWNYLDDREKIIGHRQSGTCQKHQRRLSVAIKRARTIALLPYTPEHTRTR from the coding sequence ATGCTTGATCGAGATAGTCGAGATTCACAAGGCAGGCCGCCGGGACGGTTCGGTGGTGGCGGCGGCGGCGGAGGAGGTGGCGGCGGTCGTTTCGGTGGTGGTGGCGGAGGCGGTGGCGGTGGTCGATACGGCCCGCCGCGCCGGCGAGGGCCGGGCGGACGAGGTCCACGCCGCCGGCGCTCGTGCTATTTCTGCGGCAACGCCATCAAAGTCATTGACTTTAAGAACGTCGATCTCCTGTGGAACTACCTGGATGATCGCGAAAAGATCATTGGGCACCGCCAGAGCGGCACGTGCCAGAAACACCAGCGCCGGCTCTCTGTTGCCATAAAGCGGGCACGCACGATAGCGCTGCTGCCGTACACGCCGGAGCACACGCGCACGCGGTAA
- a CDS encoding ATP-dependent DNA helicase, with protein MDAIYGPDGLLVEAGWEHRAGQQAMASAISAALADRRHLVVEAGTGVGKSLAYLIPAVLARRADPDCGPIVISTATKVLQDQLFFKDVPAVQQLLAPFGITFDAIVAKGLGNYACKLKLDETTGSLLPPEGLAGMMEWLGETTTGDVDELRFTLSAELRERTIATDTDCIRRSCRFYRDRSCWYFAMREQLKEADVVICNHALLCLSTLAEILPQHAFLVIDEAHQLENFAYAAFTDTLTPRSISRLIPDESGLEGLRDALQRGVATTWEQFTALLLQKGRGEWGSRQVAVPETQEFTAGPVTNALNRYYQFLKERLPQMPSEEEEAKVQKRIDQVESVVNRIERFCAPTLQGELRYVEEGRNSIQLHRTPIDVSEHLSRVVQRTQATVYTSATLAVGGSMKFFASRVGAGASPADAGGSDYREAVCESPFIFEEQALIWAPRPRELSEPPSRWEGDAARAYLAALVDRLERLVVASQGRAFLLFTSYRALEHCYQEISRRVGDDLLCLRQGEMPRRELLRVFQEDGNAILCATKSFWQGVDVPGEALSVVAIDRLPFSAPSPLSQARLDAVTQAGGNWFRDLMLPEAIIDLKQGFGRLIRSPADSGVMVLLDARIHTKFYGKTILNSLPPARRAGEFADVEQFFR; from the coding sequence ATGGACGCTATCTACGGTCCGGACGGTCTGCTCGTCGAGGCCGGATGGGAACACCGCGCCGGGCAGCAGGCGATGGCGTCCGCCATCAGTGCGGCGCTGGCGGATCGCCGTCATTTGGTGGTAGAAGCCGGCACCGGTGTGGGGAAGAGCCTCGCGTACCTCATACCGGCAGTCTTGGCCCGGCGCGCGGACCCGGACTGCGGCCCCATCGTCATTTCTACCGCAACCAAGGTGCTGCAAGACCAGCTCTTCTTCAAGGATGTGCCGGCTGTACAACAGCTCCTCGCCCCGTTTGGTATTACGTTCGACGCCATTGTTGCGAAGGGGCTGGGAAACTACGCCTGCAAGCTCAAGCTGGATGAAACGACGGGCAGCCTGCTACCGCCGGAGGGACTGGCGGGCATGATGGAGTGGCTGGGTGAGACGACCACCGGCGATGTAGACGAGCTCCGCTTCACGCTTTCCGCGGAGCTGCGCGAGCGCACCATTGCCACCGACACCGACTGCATTCGACGGAGCTGCCGCTTTTACAGAGACCGGTCATGCTGGTATTTTGCGATGCGCGAGCAGTTGAAGGAGGCGGACGTTGTCATCTGCAACCACGCGCTGCTCTGTCTCAGCACGCTGGCTGAGATTCTGCCCCAGCACGCCTTTCTTGTCATTGACGAGGCGCATCAGTTGGAGAACTTTGCCTATGCGGCGTTCACGGATACCCTGACGCCGCGCAGCATCTCCCGTCTCATCCCCGATGAGTCCGGTCTGGAGGGCCTGCGTGACGCGCTCCAGCGGGGAGTGGCAACGACGTGGGAGCAGTTTACGGCCTTGCTGCTGCAAAAGGGGCGGGGTGAATGGGGCAGCCGTCAAGTTGCGGTGCCGGAAACCCAGGAGTTTACCGCCGGACCGGTCACGAACGCGCTGAATCGCTACTACCAATTCCTCAAAGAGCGTCTGCCGCAGATGCCGAGCGAGGAGGAAGAAGCGAAGGTACAGAAGCGCATCGATCAGGTGGAATCGGTTGTCAACCGGATAGAACGCTTCTGTGCACCAACGCTGCAAGGGGAGCTGCGCTATGTGGAGGAGGGACGTAACAGCATCCAACTGCATCGCACGCCCATCGATGTATCGGAGCACCTTTCACGCGTCGTGCAGCGGACGCAAGCTACGGTGTACACGTCGGCGACGCTGGCCGTGGGCGGCAGCATGAAGTTCTTCGCATCGCGCGTAGGAGCCGGCGCTTCGCCCGCAGACGCAGGCGGGAGTGACTACCGTGAAGCCGTGTGCGAAAGCCCGTTTATCTTTGAAGAACAGGCGCTCATCTGGGCGCCGCGACCGCGCGAACTCTCCGAACCTCCCTCACGCTGGGAAGGAGATGCCGCGCGCGCCTACCTGGCGGCGTTGGTGGACCGCTTGGAGCGCTTGGTGGTTGCCTCCCAGGGACGCGCCTTTCTGCTCTTCACGAGCTACCGGGCGCTGGAGCACTGTTATCAGGAAATCTCGCGGCGCGTGGGTGACGACTTGCTGTGTTTGCGCCAGGGCGAGATGCCGCGGCGGGAACTGCTGCGGGTTTTTCAGGAAGACGGTAACGCGATACTCTGCGCCACCAAGTCCTTCTGGCAAGGCGTGGACGTGCCGGGCGAGGCGCTCTCGGTGGTCGCCATCGACCGGCTGCCGTTCTCAGCGCCGTCGCCGCTCTCTCAGGCCCGGCTGGATGCTGTGACCCAGGCCGGGGGCAACTGGTTCCGAGACTTGATGCTGCCGGAAGCCATCATCGACCTCAAGCAGGGCTTTGGCCGTCTCATTCGGAGCCCGGCAGACAGCGGCGTGATGGTGCTGCTGGACGCGCGCATTCATACGAAATTCTACGGCAAGACGATTCTCAATTCGCTGCCTCCGGCGCGTCGGGCCGGAGAATTCGCGGACGTGGAACAGTTCTTCCGGTAG
- a CDS encoding single-stranded DNA-binding protein, whose protein sequence is MAGLNKVMLIGHLGRDPELRYTASGTPVCNFSLAVSRRWSGRDGEQQEETDWFRVTAWNKLAETCANYLAKGRQVYIEGRVRLDTYTGQDGQERANLAVTAFEMQMLGSRRDQGMSGESMEEAGAPAEAEETINPDDLPF, encoded by the coding sequence ATGGCCGGCCTGAATAAAGTCATGCTCATCGGCCATCTCGGGCGCGATCCTGAACTGAGATATACGGCGAGCGGTACGCCGGTTTGCAACTTTTCACTGGCGGTTAGCCGCCGTTGGAGCGGTCGCGACGGTGAACAACAGGAAGAGACCGACTGGTTTCGCGTGACCGCCTGGAATAAGCTTGCGGAGACCTGCGCGAATTACCTTGCGAAGGGCCGGCAGGTCTACATCGAGGGACGCGTGCGACTAGATACCTACACCGGCCAGGACGGACAGGAGCGCGCCAACTTGGCCGTTACCGCATTCGAGATGCAGATGCTCGGCTCGCGGCGCGATCAGGGGATGTCCGGCGAATCAATGGAAGAAGCCGGCGCACCCGCAGAAGCGGAAGAGACCATCAATCCGGATGATCTTCCCTTCTAA